A section of the Deinococcus taeanensis genome encodes:
- a CDS encoding DUF11 domain-containing protein has product MTVPITLPRLTPTLLHRRWLARLLGLLTAILGLLGLSGPAAALNAGAVSITLVSDTHLVSDSNNSCTKNTDLTYSTPKAAYQAFKITNTSGGTLINLKATLGITAGPAGTGTINTAEPSFGLAGNQAAEQYIGTLAAGSSRTLYWFITYPCYSGSAGISTASLTVTVADPDPITGTPTSTVSSSTTVSTYNSISANAGGQLSSSLLGAGAIVGQLIVYDASYSFGGTSPSDEFSLQPAGNPEFRADCLQLVKSQVTASAVNAIPVNSTDLIYFKAGSTNADRQSAPQGGNLVSVRYWFMYKCANTTTIANAFASSTSGNTNVKYTGNYKAAGFTISFPGATNAFSIAKTVTPTQLPAGGTVTYTVKVTNTSTQFGAYLDKVTDVLPTAPANVTLNSTTITGTTGVITTPNSLPSPGSTGTVTFLGTPLTSFFIPSGGVLTITYTATVPTNLGRYTNTATATTGLSTTPASSVTVQNGVTAFGVTKTHGTFRVGNYAAGATGGTYTLTVTNTGNLISSGTLTLTDTLPAGLTLATASGAGWTCTGTTSLTCTYSGAPLAVNGSTTLTLNVNVPTGITTNIVNTASVTGGGATGTAVSNTDTVTNANLSLSKTASVSSAPLNSNVTYTLTLTNTGPGAAAGVTVEDILPGSAQLVSADSAVTCVTSSSPVVCTWSPSTITANTTVTATIKVKMTADGVVSNSAQVKTTPNTFDPNSIPGNGTTNGEDDTSSVSVTVGGADVSITKTATSTVLPGGTVTYTLVVSNAGPSAAANVVITDVLPSSVTYQSWSVTPNGQAGTFSNSSGTLSWTHASLMSGATRTYTVLVKAPDAPAVKAGTTSVQNTATVSTDTFDPASGNNSSSGTTRMAYVELIKVMRNVTKSLPTGGAYSRSDGTAGNAMVPTAPGDVVEYCIDFRNYGAVTAANFTITDLVPANTATLAGSGTYTLNGGSSQVLPAGAVGSAGLSFTLPGTLSNGQYGRVCFRVKVNP; this is encoded by the coding sequence ATGACCGTGCCAATCACCCTGCCTCGCCTGACCCCGACCCTGCTTCACCGCAGATGGCTGGCGCGCCTGCTCGGCCTACTGACGGCCATTTTGGGCCTGCTGGGTTTGAGTGGGCCGGCAGCAGCACTCAACGCCGGTGCGGTGAGCATCACGCTGGTCTCGGATACCCACCTCGTCTCAGACAGCAATAACTCCTGTACCAAAAACACAGACCTTACCTACAGCACCCCCAAGGCGGCCTATCAGGCATTCAAAATCACGAACACCTCAGGTGGAACTTTAATCAACCTCAAGGCCACCTTGGGTATCACAGCCGGCCCGGCAGGGACCGGAACCATCAACACTGCCGAGCCCAGCTTTGGCCTTGCCGGCAACCAAGCCGCCGAGCAGTACATCGGCACCCTGGCAGCAGGGAGTTCGAGAACGCTGTACTGGTTCATCACCTATCCTTGCTATAGCGGATCCGCTGGGATAAGCACGGCCTCCCTCACCGTGACCGTTGCCGACCCGGACCCGATTACCGGGACGCCCACCAGCACCGTTTCAAGCTCAACAACGGTCAGCACCTACAACAGTATCAGTGCCAACGCCGGCGGTCAGCTCAGCAGCAGCCTGTTAGGCGCCGGCGCCATCGTGGGGCAGCTCATCGTCTATGACGCTTCCTATTCCTTCGGTGGCACTTCCCCCTCCGACGAGTTCAGCCTCCAGCCGGCGGGGAATCCAGAATTTAGGGCCGACTGTCTGCAACTGGTAAAGTCTCAGGTCACCGCCTCAGCGGTGAATGCCATTCCGGTCAACAGCACCGACTTGATCTACTTCAAAGCAGGATCGACCAACGCAGATCGACAGAGCGCTCCTCAGGGCGGCAACCTGGTTTCAGTGCGCTACTGGTTCATGTACAAATGTGCCAATACAACCACAATAGCTAATGCCTTCGCTTCCTCAACAAGCGGGAACACCAACGTCAAGTACACTGGCAACTACAAGGCCGCAGGCTTCACCATCAGCTTCCCAGGCGCAACAAACGCCTTCTCCATCGCCAAGACCGTGACACCGACCCAGCTCCCAGCTGGCGGCACCGTGACGTACACCGTGAAGGTTACGAATACCAGTACGCAGTTCGGGGCCTACCTTGACAAGGTAACGGACGTGCTGCCCACCGCGCCCGCCAACGTCACGCTGAATAGCACGACGATCACGGGCACAACCGGCGTGATCACCACCCCGAACAGTCTGCCCAGCCCCGGCTCCACCGGCACCGTCACCTTTCTGGGGACGCCCCTCACATCCTTCTTCATTCCCAGCGGCGGCGTGCTCACCATTACCTACACCGCTACTGTGCCCACCAATCTCGGCCGGTACACCAACACAGCCACCGCCACGACTGGCCTGTCCACAACGCCGGCCAGTAGCGTCACCGTTCAAAATGGCGTGACTGCTTTCGGGGTGACCAAGACCCACGGAACCTTCCGCGTCGGCAACTACGCGGCAGGCGCCACCGGCGGCACGTACACACTTACAGTTACAAACACCGGGAACCTCATCAGCAGCGGCACCCTTACCCTCACTGACACTCTCCCAGCCGGCCTGACATTGGCGACTGCGAGCGGCGCGGGCTGGACGTGCACCGGGACCACCAGCCTCACCTGCACGTACTCAGGGGCGCCGCTCGCCGTGAACGGCAGCACGACTCTGACGCTCAATGTGAATGTCCCGACCGGCATCACCACCAACATTGTGAACACAGCGTCTGTCACAGGCGGCGGTGCGACCGGTACGGCGGTCTCCAATACGGATACCGTGACAAACGCCAACCTGAGCCTCAGCAAGACCGCGAGTGTGAGCTCCGCTCCGCTGAACTCCAACGTCACTTACACCCTGACTCTGACGAACACCGGCCCTGGCGCCGCAGCCGGGGTCACCGTGGAGGACATCCTGCCCGGCAGCGCGCAGTTAGTCAGCGCTGATTCGGCCGTCACGTGCGTGACCTCGAGCAGCCCGGTGGTGTGCACCTGGTCACCCAGCACTATCACGGCGAACACGACCGTCACCGCGACCATCAAAGTCAAGATGACGGCCGACGGCGTCGTGAGCAACAGCGCTCAGGTGAAGACCACGCCGAACACGTTCGACCCGAACTCCATTCCCGGCAACGGCACGACCAACGGGGAAGACGACACCTCCAGCGTGAGTGTGACGGTTGGCGGCGCCGACGTGAGTATCACGAAGACAGCCACGAGTACCGTCCTGCCTGGCGGAACGGTGACGTACACGCTGGTTGTGTCGAACGCTGGCCCCTCCGCCGCCGCGAACGTGGTCATCACGGACGTCCTGCCCAGCAGCGTGACCTACCAGTCGTGGTCGGTGACCCCCAATGGTCAGGCGGGCACCTTCTCCAACAGCAGCGGCACCCTCAGCTGGACTCACGCGTCCCTGATGAGCGGCGCCACCCGGACCTACACCGTGCTTGTGAAAGCACCGGACGCTCCTGCGGTCAAGGCTGGTACCACGAGCGTTCAGAACACGGCAACGGTCAGTACGGACACGTTTGACCCTGCCAGCGGGAATAACAGCAGCAGTGGCACCACGCGCATGGCCTACGTGGAGCTGATCAAGGTGATGCGCAACGTCACGAAGAGCCTCCCCACAGGTGGCGCGTATTCCCGCAGTGACGGCACGGCTGGAAACGCCATGGTACCGACCGCCCCTGGGGATGTTGTGGAGTACTGCATCGACTTCCGGAACTACGGCGCCGTGACCGCCGCGAACTTCACCATCACGGATCTGGTCCCGGCCAACACGGCCACCCTGGCGGGCTCCGGGACGTACACGCTGAACGGCGGGAGCAGTCAGGTCCTTCCGGCCGGGGCAGTGGGCTCCGCGGGCCTGTCCTTTACGCTGCCGGGCACGTTGAGTAATGGTCAGTATGGCCGGGTATGCTTCCGGGTGAAGGTAAACCCGTAA
- the sdhC gene encoding succinate dehydrogenase, cytochrome b556 subunit — MYRGREGQWAFLLHRLSGLAILAYLLLHVFSIGSFIFGERFYMTIHERYDLWPFRVGLLFVVAGVVYHSFNGLRIIVMDFTGAGVAYQRQMWYVVLLLSVLAFVGSAVSLYPRLVGGY; from the coding sequence ATGTACCGAGGAAGAGAGGGGCAGTGGGCGTTCCTGCTTCACCGCCTGTCGGGGCTGGCGATTCTGGCTTACCTGCTGCTGCACGTGTTCAGCATCGGGTCGTTCATTTTCGGGGAGCGCTTCTACATGACGATTCACGAGCGGTATGACCTGTGGCCGTTCCGTGTGGGGCTGCTGTTCGTGGTGGCGGGCGTGGTGTACCACTCGTTCAATGGTCTGCGCATTATCGTGATGGACTTCACGGGGGCCGGCGTGGCGTACCAGCGTCAGATGTGGTACGTGGTACTGCTGCTCAGCGTGCTGGCGTTCGTGGGGTCGGCGGTGTCGCTGTACCCGCGCCTGGTGGGGGGCTACTGA
- a CDS encoding succinate dehydrogenase hydrophobic membrane anchor subunit, which yields MIRARTFTDARQQSHNNAELNWWIFMRVSGLILMFLILGHVYMTFIQVSESDATFDAVVNKLANPAWKFYDWLILSLSLLHGANGARYSIEDYVRSRPNRAWVKGIFYTVVALLFAFGTVGLFAI from the coding sequence ATGATCCGTGCACGGACGTTTACGGACGCGCGGCAGCAGTCGCACAACAACGCCGAACTGAACTGGTGGATCTTCATGCGCGTCAGCGGGCTGATTCTGATGTTCCTGATCCTGGGGCACGTGTACATGACGTTCATCCAGGTGAGCGAATCGGACGCCACCTTCGACGCGGTGGTGAACAAACTCGCGAATCCCGCCTGGAAGTTCTACGACTGGCTGATTCTCTCGCTGTCGCTGCTGCACGGCGCGAACGGCGCGCGGTACTCCATCGAGGATTACGTGCGGTCCCGCCCGAACCGGGCGTGGGTGAAGGGCATCTTCTACACGGTGGTGGCCCTGCTGTTCGCGTTCGGGACCGTGGGCCTGTTCGCGATCTGA
- the sdhA gene encoding succinate dehydrogenase flavoprotein subunit gives MHHRYDVLVVGAGGAGLMAALYAAKGNVSVACISKLYPTRSHTGAAQGGIGAALGNVQEDHWEWHMFDTVKGGDYLTDQDAAEVFAKDIIDAVYELEHMGLPFSRTPEGKIAQRKFGGHTRDFGKAAVERSCYAKDRTGHMILQTLYQQNVKAGTTFFNEFHVTDLLIEDGRCRGLVAYHLATGELHTFHAKAVILAAGGYGRIFKITSNALTLTGDLMSIYYRKGLPLEDMEFYQFHPTGLAKLGILVTEGIRGEGGILRNDSGERFMERYAPTIKDLAPRDIVSRSIITEIREGRGVGRDKDAVNIDLTHLPREVIEGKLAEITDLARTYLGMDPVKDLVPIQPTAHYAMGGIPTNLDGLCLSDGSGGTVEGLYAAGEQACVSLHGANRLGTNSLGDLVVFGRRAGIAAAKYARQAEYPEMTEGAERESQDLFERLRSGSGKENAALIRKELQESMMNNVGIFRNGKDMAAQVEVLKELKARYQNVTVSDPSRRYNSELIEAMELGFMLDCAEAMTASALNRTESRGAHDREDYTERDDTNWLKHTMAYKNLNNDNDVIIGYKPVALKGFTRAFEPKPRVY, from the coding sequence ATGCATCATCGTTATGACGTTCTGGTGGTGGGGGCGGGCGGCGCCGGCCTGATGGCCGCGCTGTACGCCGCGAAAGGCAACGTGAGCGTGGCCTGCATCAGCAAGCTGTACCCCACGCGTTCCCACACGGGCGCGGCGCAGGGCGGGATTGGCGCGGCGCTGGGGAACGTGCAGGAAGACCACTGGGAATGGCACATGTTCGACACGGTCAAGGGCGGCGACTACCTGACTGACCAGGACGCCGCGGAGGTGTTCGCCAAGGACATCATCGACGCCGTGTACGAGCTGGAGCACATGGGCCTGCCGTTCTCCCGCACGCCGGAAGGCAAGATCGCGCAGCGCAAGTTCGGCGGCCACACCCGGGATTTCGGGAAGGCGGCCGTGGAGCGCTCCTGTTACGCGAAGGACCGCACCGGGCACATGATTCTGCAGACGCTGTACCAGCAGAACGTGAAAGCCGGCACGACGTTCTTCAACGAGTTCCACGTCACGGACCTGCTGATCGAGGATGGCCGCTGCCGGGGGCTGGTGGCGTACCACCTCGCGACCGGGGAGTTGCACACCTTCCACGCGAAAGCTGTCATTCTCGCGGCCGGCGGGTACGGGCGCATCTTCAAGATCACCAGTAACGCCCTGACGCTCACAGGCGACCTGATGAGCATCTACTACCGCAAGGGCCTGCCGCTGGAGGACATGGAGTTCTACCAGTTCCACCCGACGGGTCTGGCGAAGCTGGGCATCCTGGTCACGGAAGGCATCCGTGGTGAGGGCGGGATTCTGCGCAACGACAGTGGCGAGCGGTTCATGGAGCGTTACGCACCTACCATCAAGGACCTCGCGCCGCGTGACATCGTGTCGCGCTCGATCATCACCGAGATCCGTGAGGGCCGCGGGGTGGGCCGCGACAAGGACGCCGTGAACATCGACCTGACGCACCTGCCGCGCGAGGTGATCGAAGGCAAGCTCGCCGAGATCACGGACCTGGCCCGCACGTACCTGGGCATGGACCCGGTCAAGGACCTCGTGCCGATCCAGCCGACCGCGCACTACGCGATGGGCGGCATTCCCACGAACCTCGACGGCCTGTGCCTCAGCGACGGGTCCGGCGGCACCGTGGAGGGTCTGTACGCGGCCGGTGAGCAGGCCTGCGTGAGCCTGCACGGGGCCAACCGCCTGGGCACGAACAGCCTCGGGGACCTCGTGGTGTTCGGCCGCCGGGCCGGGATTGCTGCAGCGAAGTACGCCCGTCAGGCGGAGTACCCCGAAATGACCGAAGGGGCCGAGCGTGAAAGTCAGGATCTGTTCGAGCGGCTGCGCAGCGGCAGCGGCAAGGAGAATGCCGCGCTGATCCGCAAGGAACTGCAGGAATCCATGATGAACAACGTCGGGATCTTCCGCAACGGCAAGGATATGGCCGCGCAGGTTGAGGTGCTCAAGGAACTGAAAGCCCGCTACCAGAACGTCACGGTGTCCGATCCGAGCCGCCGCTACAACAGTGAACTGATCGAGGCGATGGAACTGGGCTTCATGCTTGACTGCGCCGAGGCCATGACGGCCAGCGCCCTGAACCGCACGGAGTCGCGCGGCGCGCACGACCGCGAGGATTACACCGAGCGGGACGACACCAACTGGCTGAAGCACACCATGGCGTACAAGAACCTCAACAACGACAACGACGTCATCATCGGGTACAAACCCGTGGCCCTCAAGGGGTT